In the Planctomycetota bacterium genome, one interval contains:
- a CDS encoding thioredoxin family protein — translation MTKATFYHAGCPVCVDAERLVAEAIDKSRYQLEVVHLGRDKARIAEAEKAGVKSVPALVLNGKPYHINFGASLADLRR, via the coding sequence ATGACGAAGGCGACCTTCTATCACGCCGGCTGTCCCGTCTGCGTGGACGCCGAGCGGCTCGTGGCGGAGGCGATCGACAAGTCGCGCTACCAGCTCGAGGTGGTCCACCTCGGCCGGGACAAGGCGCGGATCGCCGAGGCGGAGAAGGCCGGGGTGAAGTCGGTCCCGGCGCTCGTTCTGAACGGGAAGCCGTACCACATCAACTTCGGAGCGTCGCTGGCGGATCTGCGCCGCTGA
- a CDS encoding type 1 glutamine amidotransferase, translated as MNRPWIVIQHVPFEGPGLWAEEAERRGIPLRVVRTDRSDPVPDPSGLDAFGGLIVMGGPMSVRDAPRLKHLDLERRLLAEAARRGIPAVGVCLGAQLLASAFGAEVYPGPAPEIGFGSVRLTEEGRRDPVLGPEAELPVFHWHGETFDLPRGAVWLARSEAYPHQAFRIGANAYGLQFHVELNAPLAEAWAPHLPEGVRIVPSERESVERSGRRVIARFFDRAADRPERSRST; from the coding sequence ATGAACCGGCCGTGGATCGTGATCCAGCACGTGCCGTTCGAAGGCCCCGGGCTGTGGGCGGAAGAGGCCGAACGCCGCGGCATCCCCCTGCGCGTCGTTCGAACCGACCGGAGCGACCCCGTTCCGGACCCGTCGGGGCTTGACGCGTTCGGCGGGCTCATCGTCATGGGAGGCCCCATGTCGGTGCGGGACGCTCCGCGCCTGAAGCACCTGGATCTCGAGCGCCGGCTTCTGGCCGAGGCGGCGCGGCGCGGGATTCCGGCCGTGGGCGTGTGCCTGGGCGCGCAGCTGCTGGCCTCGGCGTTCGGCGCGGAGGTCTATCCCGGACCGGCGCCGGAGATCGGCTTCGGCTCCGTCCGGCTCACGGAGGAAGGACGGCGCGATCCGGTGCTCGGACCGGAGGCGGAGCTTCCGGTCTTCCACTGGCACGGGGAGACCTTCGATCTTCCGCGGGGCGCTGTTTGGCTGGCCCGTTCGGAGGCGTATCCCCACCAGGCGTTCCGGATCGGCGCGAACGCCTACGGATTGCAGTTTCACGTCGAACTGAACGCCCCTCTGGCGGAAGCGTGGGCCCCGCATCTGCCGGAGGGCGTCCGGATCGTGCCCTCGGAGCGCGAATCGGTCGAGCGCTCCGGGCGGCGGGTGATCGCCCGGTTCTTCGACCGGGCGGCGGATCGACCGGAAAGGAGCCGATCGACATGA
- a CDS encoding substrate-binding domain-containing protein: MGNAADRRPKLPRIERPLSLVSRTERILREAIAQGLFPGNRLPPAVDLAEELGVSRETVRLAQEALQREGLLVKIRRRGTLLEPPSLRLRAPEKARALAYLQTDYPSARGKEEAVTPTISGLMLQGALREAGRAGYELLLRHAPPAEMDEALERLLRTAQLRGIIFASFGEEKLVRRALGLGVPVMLLDHELNLPRVGSVREDSFQGARAAVAHLAGLGHRRIAYAHWRREDLNPWRLRGYRQGLRDARLPRRRVWEMSVELTPAGAEQVIETLERLHPRPTALLCFNNTLAKLVVGGLRRRGVRVPGELSVMGGGGEPVAGLACHDADWFAMGRCAVATLLRAIRSRGASRPERRLFPHAVLPGSTAGPPGGVHPAVHGVLGDGRRGAGPLAGGGGPPCGSRRLSGADPPATLRS; the protein is encoded by the coding sequence GTGGGAAACGCGGCGGACAGGCGACCGAAGCTTCCGCGGATCGAGCGTCCGTTGAGCCTGGTGAGCCGGACGGAGCGGATCCTGCGCGAGGCGATCGCCCAGGGGCTTTTCCCGGGCAACCGTCTGCCGCCGGCGGTGGATCTGGCCGAAGAGCTCGGAGTCAGCCGCGAGACGGTGCGGCTGGCTCAGGAGGCGCTCCAGCGCGAGGGGCTCCTGGTGAAGATTCGGCGTCGCGGGACGCTGCTGGAGCCGCCCTCGCTCCGGCTTCGGGCGCCCGAAAAGGCGCGGGCGCTGGCGTACCTCCAGACCGACTATCCCTCCGCCCGAGGGAAAGAGGAAGCCGTCACGCCTACGATCAGCGGCCTGATGCTCCAGGGGGCCCTGCGCGAGGCGGGCCGTGCGGGCTACGAGCTCCTGCTTCGTCATGCGCCGCCCGCGGAGATGGACGAGGCCCTGGAGCGGCTCCTGAGAACCGCGCAGCTCCGGGGGATCATCTTCGCGTCCTTCGGGGAGGAAAAGCTCGTGCGGCGCGCGCTGGGGCTGGGGGTGCCCGTCATGCTTTTGGACCACGAGCTGAATCTCCCGCGGGTCGGGTCGGTGCGCGAGGACTCCTTCCAGGGAGCCCGGGCGGCGGTGGCGCACCTGGCGGGGCTCGGCCACCGCCGGATCGCGTACGCGCACTGGAGACGGGAGGACCTGAACCCCTGGCGGCTGCGCGGGTATCGCCAGGGGCTCCGGGACGCGAGGCTCCCGCGCCGAAGGGTCTGGGAGATGTCGGTCGAGTTGACCCCGGCCGGAGCGGAGCAGGTGATCGAAACGCTGGAGCGGCTGCATCCCCGGCCGACGGCGCTTTTGTGCTTCAACAACACGCTGGCCAAGCTCGTGGTGGGCGGGCTTCGCCGGCGCGGAGTGCGCGTCCCCGGCGAGCTCAGCGTCATGGGGGGCGGGGGCGAGCCGGTGGCGGGCCTGGCCTGTCATGACGCGGACTGGTTCGCGATGGGGCGTTGCGCGGTGGCGACGCTCCTGCGCGCGATCCGCTCCCGCGGGGCTTCACGGCCCGAGCGCCGCCTTTTCCCGCACGCCGTTCTCCCCGGCTCCACGGCCGGCCCTCCCGGCGGAGTCCATCCTGCGGTCCATGGGGTTCTCGGAGACGGCCGCCGGGGGGCGGGCCCCCTCGCGGGGGGAGGGGGCCCGCCGTGCGGTTCGAGGAGGCTCAGCGGCGCAGATCCGCCAGCGACGCTCCGAAGTTGA